The segment CATTGACAAATTCGAGAAACTGAAGCCTAAGATGATTCAAGCTGTGGATGATATGCTTGGCTACGATATTCCAGATCTCTTGAAGAAATTCAGAAATCCATATGAGTGAAATCATAAATGGTACCTTAAAAATTGTATGAAATTTGAGAGTTCATGAATCTCTGGATCATGTTATGTGTTTGAATCGATTCTCGCTTTTTCCGAATTTTAGTAtattgatttagtttttttttttttttttgaaacatagtATATTGATTTAGTATTTTATCTTTTTGCAGCTTTTAGTTTATTCGAGTCTTTGGGCCAACTAAGAAAACATGTTTAAGATATTCACTTCTCTACTAACAGACTGTACTGATATCTGAATATGTTGATAGGTTTCTGATTTGAATGTTCAAACTAGCGTGGACAGAGTATGaaagtatattaaaattttcaatttctaGTGAAAATGTAGATTTAACACTTCTGTGCCTTACAAACTGTGTTTTCTCTGTCCTATGTggtttataaacatataatcttCTACATAATTAAATTTACACCATAAGTAACACTGGCAAATTTGGTCgtgaaaaacaaaaagaattttgaaaaaattaccaaaacagaacaaaaattTAGAATGGTTGTCCTCTTAGTATACCATCACTAAGTTGTCCTtatagtataatatttttcataattctAAAACTAACCTTTcattaatcaaattaaatacaaattaaaactatttttaaaaattttaatgaaaacaagataaaaataaaatgttttagaaaGGCAAAAAGAatgtaaaaacaattaaaaaaggGAACAAAAGACAAGGAACCAAGTATCTCGTAACCCTAATCTTCTTTCATATCAAAATTCTCCACAagcattattttaaaatcttctaAGGTAAAACTTGATTCCAATAACAGTAGCCTACCCCTTTTGTCATCAACCGAAAAAATCTATCATGTGGTTGCAACAAATTCCCAAACACCACATGTTGTATTTCTATGTATCATATAACAAGAGTTTGTGAAAGACTTATAtttttgggttcaccccctaggtgaACATCTAGGTTCACGAACCAATAAGATTGTgttgttttatatttgatacattttataaaaggaaacaaaatattgtcaagttatattatgttttttttaaaaaaagataaaagaaataaataaaaaatagtagtaattaaaaatatatatttttaacgtcgtcaggaaaaaaactaaatccaaatccctaaaccctaaatcctaaaacctaaactcttgGGTAAACCATAaaccttggataaatcctaaactctaaatcaaaaacactcaagggtttagggttttagtgtttagtgtttttgatttatagtttatgatttattcaagggtttagagtttacccgAGTGTTTTGCTGATgacgttaaaaatattattttaaaattatttttttaatatctttgtgaaccaagaagaaaaggtaaaatcatttttttatatatttttggcaaAGCAAATCGATCAAAATACTTTTTAGaaagttagaatatttttagaatattttcttaacagAAACTTCTGTAATTTTCGAAAAAACAGGTTTTCTTTTCCGTAGAAGCACCTTATACAATGAGTAGAACcatgataaaaattttgaatgcAATTTCAACCTCGTATAGACGTATGTATTGTATTTAGATTTTGCAttcccaaaattttaaaatatctcatAAAAATAGAAACTGCATTCGAGAAAAAATTAGATATCTTTACAATTAGTATAATTCACATTCTCCacatttagaattttaattaaaagtagATTGTTCGTTCTAAAAAAAGTTGATGAACTTGTTTATTCTggaatttgttttctaataactTATTTTTCGTAGAAGACGaattctacttttagtagaacgtaatttaaaatttttatttatcaagtttttcaacaaaaaaaaatgtgtttgggtatatgagtgttttatttattgtttatatttttaatatttttttcattcataaaaatatttatttcattaagttTCAGAAatagaaagaataaaaaaaaagacaaaatagaCAAAATTGATTTTATACCAAAGGGACAACCATCCTAAATTTTTGGAGAAAATTTTTGGGAAAGAGAAAATTGATAGTTCAAACAGACTTAAAAGCGACTGATATAGAATGTGTTCATATTTTGACCGCATCTTAAAAATATCTGCaacttactaatatatttgcTTCCAAATATCAGAAGACACTATTTTCCAACTCATTTCCATTTCGCATAAGTGAtgtatatttagattttagagaagtaacattttatttatttatttttagaagaATACTACAACCGACGGATTTGTTTctgtattttgaaaaatttatattttagaaagaaacaaaacacacacTGAAAACTTTATGGTCTAAGTAGAAGAGGTCGCAAATTAAAAAACGCAACCCAAACGCGTTTGTGTTAATAAACGTTTAAAAACACAAACTCGTAATAGTACTCGCATTCACactcatcaatcatcatcagctaagagagagaaagaaatcaAGTTAGCAAGAGAGAGATGGAGGGGAAGAAGATAGGGAGGAGATTGGAAGGAAAGGTGGCGATAGTGACGGCTTCGACGCAAGGGATCGGCTTCGGTATCATCGAGCGTTTCGGCCTCGAAGGCGCTTCCGTCGTCGTTTCTTCCCGCAAGCAGGTTTCGAAATCGACGATTCTCTCAAAACATTCATTCATAGTGATATAGATCTTTTGTTCTTGTGAATGATTAGATTAGCTTATGTTCCTGAGTAGCCATAATTGAAAATTGATCCAAGATTTTGCTACTGTGTGATTGAATTGAAGTTATAGAAGAAAAGCTCTGATTCTTATTAGAGAATGAGTTCTTGTAGATTTGTTTAGCCGAGTTTTACTGAGTCAAATGTGCAGGCAAATGTTGAGGAAGCAGTAGAAAAACTCAAATCCAAAGGGATTGATGCTTATGGAATCGTCTGCCATGTTTCCAATGCTCAACATCGCCGTAATCTTGTCGAAAAGACTGTTCAGGTAAAACACATTTCTATTACCCTTTTGTTACTTCAAAGCTTAAATCATACTTGTAAAAGATCTCATTCGCTGTCAAAACTGCTCTGTTTGGTTTCAGAAATATGGAAAGATAGATATCCTTGTCTGTAACGCGGCTGCTAATCCGTCTACGGACCCAATCCTGTCCACCAAAGAAGCTGTCCTTGACAAGCTCTGGGAAATCAATGTCAAATCCTCTATTCTTCTCCTTCAGGTAAACCCTTTCCTTGTAATTTAGTGATGCAGAACAAACTAAAAGTGTTGGCTTTGTCTCTTATGTCAGGATATGGCTCCTCACTTAGAGAAGGGTTCTTCGGTTATCTTCATTACTTCCATCGCTGGCTTTCAACCACAAGGATCCATGGCTATGTATGGTGTCACTAAGACTGCTCTTCTCGGACTAACCAAGGTAATATCTCTTTTATGGTATCAGTGTCTTCCACATCTCATGACtcaatgatgatgatgttgaacATCATGTGTCTTAGGCTCTTGCTGCTGAGATGGGTCCGGACACACGTGTCAATGCGGTTGCTCCCGGTTTTGTGCCCACACACTTTGCTTCTTTCATCACCGAGAACTCCCAAGtggtaaaaatgttatttaatattGAAACTATTTGATTTGAGTTCATTATTGTATCTTAAAGTGATGGATTAACACTTGATCTATGCTTAGAGGGAAAGCATCGAAGAGAAGACTCTGCTTAACAGGTTGGGAACAACAGGAGACATGGCTGCTGCTGCGGCTTTCTTAGCATCAGATGATTCTTCTTACATCACCGGAGAAACTTTGGTCGTCGCCGGAGGAATGCCCTCAAGGCTCTAAACCAAGTAATAGTG is part of the Brassica rapa cultivar Chiifu-401-42 chromosome A09, CAAS_Brap_v3.01, whole genome shotgun sequence genome and harbors:
- the LOC103839858 gene encoding short-chain dehydrogenase/reductase SDRA, which gives rise to MEGKKIGRRLEGKVAIVTASTQGIGFGIIERFGLEGASVVVSSRKQANVEEAVEKLKSKGIDAYGIVCHVSNAQHRRNLVEKTVQKYGKIDILVCNAAANPSTDPILSTKEAVLDKLWEINVKSSILLLQDMAPHLEKGSSVIFITSIAGFQPQGSMAMYGVTKTALLGLTKALAAEMGPDTRVNAVAPGFVPTHFASFITENSQVRESIEEKTLLNRLGTTGDMAAAAAFLASDDSSYITGETLVVAGGMPSRL